In the genome of Denticeps clupeoides chromosome 13, fDenClu1.1, whole genome shotgun sequence, one region contains:
- the LOC114801768 gene encoding splicing factor, arginine/serine-rich 15-like isoform X2, whose amino-acid sequence MDAVNAFNGELFSMIDMKPPISRAKMMSVTKAAIKAIKLYKHVVLIVEKFIKKCKPDLKVPGLYVVDSIVRQSRHQFGIEKDVFGPRFMKNFSATFQNLYLCPTDDKNKILRVLNLWQKNGVFTMDVIQPLLDMASAPLLPLLENGFVEGSPPITMPPETSLPVSSTSLAAALPQLQNSGALAAVAQLFQSTQGHELQQILQTLQQPHMSAETPPPRQTQAAAQTSSFDKKLLDRFDYDDEPEPAEDVNRDAAPSVPEDIHGSLQQSLLSQILAQMPSVIMPSVSQSYPQLLGEAAHQVTAVPLVPHHQIPAFVPEEQREGKDRTQVRRSRSRSPRRHSPSHSRRSRSGSRSRRSRFRDGRSRSRERRSREWQSPRSRSQERRERERERERRQKGLPPMKSKALAVCTTTLWVGQLDKKTHQQDISSLLEEFGQIESINMIPPRGCAYIVMVHRQDAYRALTKLSRGTVKINQKAIKIAWALNKGIKGELKQFWNVERGVTYIPWSKVNVSELESIREGGMLDPDTLNPDWSGAVTGLVKGRGWADGAQVEQMEASAVQMPVAQAAGVVGSSSFPVHRAALHPGAPPPFTHAGLDPTRIPFGFPLPGVVPAGGAPGHKTSLSGTPLEDPSDPENLTDLSVSPPPPAGLLGPRPGVMPLQRPPGAPAQFMQHFPPDMPLPHMAPVAPHMMARGPNSVMYREAAGRFRMAVHHPPLDDFSPPMEGFSPRGPHMEDWEGGRFGNDWQGFEPDHEPGWFQDEPPPRGGGPGGRGWGRDRPGGPSHFMNRHEGY is encoded by the exons atGGATGCAGTGAACGCGTTCAACGGGGAG TTATTCTCCATGATTGACATGAAGCCTCCGATCTCCCGAGCTAAAATGATGTCCGTGACGAAGGCTGCCATAAAAGCCATTAAG ctCTATAAGCATGTTGTGCTGATAGTAGAGAAGTTTATTAAGAAG TGTAAGCCAGATTTGAAGGTCCCTGGTCTGTATGTGGTCGACTCCATCGTCAGACAGTCCCGCCATCAGTTTGGAATAGAAAAGGACGTCTTCGGCCCCCGTTTCATGAAGAACTTCAGCGCCACGTTCCAGAACCTTTACTTGTGTCCAACTGATGACAAG AACAAGATCCTGCGCGTGTTGAACCTCTGGCAGAAGAATGGAGTTTTCACCATGGATGTCATTCAGCCGTTGTTGGACATGGCCTCTGCCCCTCTCCTGCCTCTACTGGAGAACGGCTTTGTTGAAG GGTCACCACCCATCACCATGCCACCTGAGACCTCACTTCCTGTCTCCAGCACCTCCCTTGCAGCGGCTCTTCCTCAGCTGCAGAACTCTGGTGCCCTAGCTGCTGTGGCTCAGCTCTTCCAGTCCACTCAGGGCCACGAG ctgcagcagatcCTGCAGACCCTTCAGCAGCCCCACATGTCAGCCGAGACCCCACCGCCCCGCCAAACACAAGCCGCCGCACAGACGAGTTCGTTCGACAAG AAACTTCTTGACCGGTTTGACTATGATGATGAGCCAGAACCTGCTGAAGACGTAAACAGGGATGCAGCACCTTCTGTTCCTGA GGACATTCATGGGAGTCTGCAGCAATCGCTGCTGTCTCAGATTCTGGCCCAGATGCCCAGCGTG ATCATGCCCAGTGTTTCCCAGTCATACCCACAGCTGCTCGGTGAAGCTGCTCATCAGGTGACCGCGGTCCCTTTAGTCCCGCACCATCAG ATTCCTGCCTTTGTGCCTGAAGAACAAAGGGAAGGGAAAGACAGAACTCAGGTCAGGAGGTCGCGCTCCAG gTCTCCCCGGAGACATTCTCCCTCACATTCACGCAGGTCCAGGTCCGGCTCGAGGTCACGGCGATCCCGGTTCCGTGATGGGCGTTCTCGATCCCGGGAGCGGCGCTCTCGCGAGTGGCAGTCGCCACGTTCCCGTTCCCAGGAGAGGCGTGAGCGAGAACGAGAACGAGAGCGCCGCCAGAAGGGTCTTCCGCCCATGAAGAGTAAAGCTCTCGCTG TCTGCACCACAACCCTCTGGGTGGGGCAGCTGGATAAAAAGACACATCAGCAGGACATTTCATCACTGCTGGAGGAATTTGGACAGATTGAATCCATCAAT ATGATTCCACCGCGAGGCTGTGCCTACATTGTCATGGTCCACAGGCAGGACGCCTACAGAGCTCTTACCAAACTGAGCAGAGGAACTGTCAAAATCAACCAGAAGGCCATTAAG ATCGCCTGGGCCTTGAATAAAGGCATAAAGGGTGAGCTGAAGCAGTTCTGGAACGTGGAGCGTGGGGTGACCTACATCCCCTGGAGCAAGGTGAATGTGTCTGAGCTGGAGAGCATTCGGGAAGGAGGGATGCTGGATCCTGACACTCTGAATCCAG ACTGGAGCGGCGCCGTGACGGGCCTGGTGAAGGGAAGAGGGTGGGCGGACGGAGCACAGGTGGAGCAGATGGAGGCGTCGGCAGTGCAG ATGCCGGTGGCCCAGGCTGCGGGCGTCGTTGGAAGTTCTTCGTTTCCTGTTCACAGGGCAGCACTGCACCCTGGAGCTCCTCCCCCTTTCACCCACGCAGGGCTGGACCCGACACGGATCCCCTTTG GATTTCCTCTACCGGGGGTTGTTCCTGCTGGTGGAGCTCCTGGACACAAGACATCAC TGTCTGGAACCCCCCTGGAAGACCCTTCAGACCCTGAGAACCTGACTGATCTGTCAGTCAGCCCCCCACCGCCAGCTGGTCTTCTTGGGCCCAGACCCGGGGTGATGCCCCTGCAGCGTCCTCCAGGAGCCCCGGCCCAGTTCATGCAGCACTTCCCACCGGACATGCCACTTCCGCACATGGCACCTGTGGCCCCTCACATGATGGCCAGAGGTCCAAACTCGGTCATGTACAGGGAAGCAGCTGGCAGGTTCAGGATGGCCGTGCACCACCCGCCTCTGGACGACTTCTCTCCACCCATGGAGGGATTCTCTCCACGTGGGCCACACATGGAAGACTGGGAAGGGGGACGTTTTGGGAACGACTGGCAAGGCTTTGAACCGGACCATGAGCCAGGATGGTTTCAGGACGAGCCTCCACCCAGAGGAGGAGGTCCTGGTGGACGTGGGTGGGGCAGGGACAGGCCAGGTGGCCCGAGCCATTTTATGAATCGCCATGAAGGATATTAG
- the LOC114801768 gene encoding splicing factor, arginine/serine-rich 15-like isoform X1, which yields MDAVNAFNGELFSMIDMKPPISRAKMMSVTKAAIKAIKLYKHVVLIVEKFIKKCKPDLKVPGLYVVDSIVRQSRHQFGIEKDVFGPRFMKNFSATFQNLYLCPTDDKNKILRVLNLWQKNGVFTMDVIQPLLDMASAPLLPLLENGFVEGSPPITMPPETSLPVSSTSLAAALPQLQNSGALAAVAQLFQSTQGHEQLQQILQTLQQPHMSAETPPPRQTQAAAQTSSFDKKLLDRFDYDDEPEPAEDVNRDAAPSVPEDIHGSLQQSLLSQILAQMPSVIMPSVSQSYPQLLGEAAHQVTAVPLVPHHQIPAFVPEEQREGKDRTQVRRSRSRSPRRHSPSHSRRSRSGSRSRRSRFRDGRSRSRERRSREWQSPRSRSQERRERERERERRQKGLPPMKSKALAVCTTTLWVGQLDKKTHQQDISSLLEEFGQIESINMIPPRGCAYIVMVHRQDAYRALTKLSRGTVKINQKAIKIAWALNKGIKGELKQFWNVERGVTYIPWSKVNVSELESIREGGMLDPDTLNPDWSGAVTGLVKGRGWADGAQVEQMEASAVQMPVAQAAGVVGSSSFPVHRAALHPGAPPPFTHAGLDPTRIPFGFPLPGVVPAGGAPGHKTSLSGTPLEDPSDPENLTDLSVSPPPPAGLLGPRPGVMPLQRPPGAPAQFMQHFPPDMPLPHMAPVAPHMMARGPNSVMYREAAGRFRMAVHHPPLDDFSPPMEGFSPRGPHMEDWEGGRFGNDWQGFEPDHEPGWFQDEPPPRGGGPGGRGWGRDRPGGPSHFMNRHEGY from the exons atGGATGCAGTGAACGCGTTCAACGGGGAG TTATTCTCCATGATTGACATGAAGCCTCCGATCTCCCGAGCTAAAATGATGTCCGTGACGAAGGCTGCCATAAAAGCCATTAAG ctCTATAAGCATGTTGTGCTGATAGTAGAGAAGTTTATTAAGAAG TGTAAGCCAGATTTGAAGGTCCCTGGTCTGTATGTGGTCGACTCCATCGTCAGACAGTCCCGCCATCAGTTTGGAATAGAAAAGGACGTCTTCGGCCCCCGTTTCATGAAGAACTTCAGCGCCACGTTCCAGAACCTTTACTTGTGTCCAACTGATGACAAG AACAAGATCCTGCGCGTGTTGAACCTCTGGCAGAAGAATGGAGTTTTCACCATGGATGTCATTCAGCCGTTGTTGGACATGGCCTCTGCCCCTCTCCTGCCTCTACTGGAGAACGGCTTTGTTGAAG GGTCACCACCCATCACCATGCCACCTGAGACCTCACTTCCTGTCTCCAGCACCTCCCTTGCAGCGGCTCTTCCTCAGCTGCAGAACTCTGGTGCCCTAGCTGCTGTGGCTCAGCTCTTCCAGTCCACTCAGGGCCACGAG cagctgcagcagatcCTGCAGACCCTTCAGCAGCCCCACATGTCAGCCGAGACCCCACCGCCCCGCCAAACACAAGCCGCCGCACAGACGAGTTCGTTCGACAAG AAACTTCTTGACCGGTTTGACTATGATGATGAGCCAGAACCTGCTGAAGACGTAAACAGGGATGCAGCACCTTCTGTTCCTGA GGACATTCATGGGAGTCTGCAGCAATCGCTGCTGTCTCAGATTCTGGCCCAGATGCCCAGCGTG ATCATGCCCAGTGTTTCCCAGTCATACCCACAGCTGCTCGGTGAAGCTGCTCATCAGGTGACCGCGGTCCCTTTAGTCCCGCACCATCAG ATTCCTGCCTTTGTGCCTGAAGAACAAAGGGAAGGGAAAGACAGAACTCAGGTCAGGAGGTCGCGCTCCAG gTCTCCCCGGAGACATTCTCCCTCACATTCACGCAGGTCCAGGTCCGGCTCGAGGTCACGGCGATCCCGGTTCCGTGATGGGCGTTCTCGATCCCGGGAGCGGCGCTCTCGCGAGTGGCAGTCGCCACGTTCCCGTTCCCAGGAGAGGCGTGAGCGAGAACGAGAACGAGAGCGCCGCCAGAAGGGTCTTCCGCCCATGAAGAGTAAAGCTCTCGCTG TCTGCACCACAACCCTCTGGGTGGGGCAGCTGGATAAAAAGACACATCAGCAGGACATTTCATCACTGCTGGAGGAATTTGGACAGATTGAATCCATCAAT ATGATTCCACCGCGAGGCTGTGCCTACATTGTCATGGTCCACAGGCAGGACGCCTACAGAGCTCTTACCAAACTGAGCAGAGGAACTGTCAAAATCAACCAGAAGGCCATTAAG ATCGCCTGGGCCTTGAATAAAGGCATAAAGGGTGAGCTGAAGCAGTTCTGGAACGTGGAGCGTGGGGTGACCTACATCCCCTGGAGCAAGGTGAATGTGTCTGAGCTGGAGAGCATTCGGGAAGGAGGGATGCTGGATCCTGACACTCTGAATCCAG ACTGGAGCGGCGCCGTGACGGGCCTGGTGAAGGGAAGAGGGTGGGCGGACGGAGCACAGGTGGAGCAGATGGAGGCGTCGGCAGTGCAG ATGCCGGTGGCCCAGGCTGCGGGCGTCGTTGGAAGTTCTTCGTTTCCTGTTCACAGGGCAGCACTGCACCCTGGAGCTCCTCCCCCTTTCACCCACGCAGGGCTGGACCCGACACGGATCCCCTTTG GATTTCCTCTACCGGGGGTTGTTCCTGCTGGTGGAGCTCCTGGACACAAGACATCAC TGTCTGGAACCCCCCTGGAAGACCCTTCAGACCCTGAGAACCTGACTGATCTGTCAGTCAGCCCCCCACCGCCAGCTGGTCTTCTTGGGCCCAGACCCGGGGTGATGCCCCTGCAGCGTCCTCCAGGAGCCCCGGCCCAGTTCATGCAGCACTTCCCACCGGACATGCCACTTCCGCACATGGCACCTGTGGCCCCTCACATGATGGCCAGAGGTCCAAACTCGGTCATGTACAGGGAAGCAGCTGGCAGGTTCAGGATGGCCGTGCACCACCCGCCTCTGGACGACTTCTCTCCACCCATGGAGGGATTCTCTCCACGTGGGCCACACATGGAAGACTGGGAAGGGGGACGTTTTGGGAACGACTGGCAAGGCTTTGAACCGGACCATGAGCCAGGATGGTTTCAGGACGAGCCTCCACCCAGAGGAGGAGGTCCTGGTGGACGTGGGTGGGGCAGGGACAGGCCAGGTGGCCCGAGCCATTTTATGAATCGCCATGAAGGATATTAG